A single region of the Nitrosomonas sp. Is79A3 genome encodes:
- a CDS encoding DUF4156 domain-containing protein, with amino-acid sequence MSVSKEINKRIQKVVLVLLIIGCMEISAQPEGAKAVTIILGEQGPDGCELLGKVKGSSKESETEEDNTPYTGRLIKARNNLRSETQKLGGNNVHIIYSNNTGKYEIPGVDKEILFIGNAYRCE; translated from the coding sequence ATGAGTGTTTCAAAAGAAATAAACAAGCGAATCCAAAAAGTAGTGCTGGTATTACTCATCATCGGCTGCATGGAAATTTCAGCACAACCGGAAGGCGCCAAAGCAGTAACGATCATACTCGGCGAACAAGGCCCTGATGGCTGCGAATTACTTGGCAAAGTGAAAGGCTCATCAAAAGAGAGCGAAACCGAAGAAGACAATACTCCCTATACCGGCCGGCTGATTAAAGCCAGAAACAACTTAAGAAGCGAAACACAGAAACTGGGCGGCAATAATGTGCATATTATCTATTCCAATAACACTGGAAAATATGAAATTCCCGGGGTTGATAAGGAAATCCTATTTATCGGAAACGCTTATCGTTGCGAATGA
- a CDS encoding GIDE domain-containing protein, whose protein sequence is MNILPAEFSPEEYHFVLGALLLAVLISFYLFVRNWKRLRIIEDTPTAKLRSAHQGYIELEGKGQFVDDQPIYAPLSNHPCLWYRSVIEQQEMFTENGRTQTRWNVVYKNNSDHRFKLTDGVNSCYVDPDDAEVNGNEKLVWYGNTEWPTRTQILESQSIVNAMTNNYRYSEWLILPGQPLYVLGQFSTWSAMAQQSARNVMINLINDWKQDQQALRNRFDANNDGKIDQKEWESARQMAQSEAQKIHEQLVLEPDTHVIAKPRNTAQPFIISVYPQALLVQKYRRNAFMALAACITSICSIAWFVHMHG, encoded by the coding sequence ATGAATATCTTGCCAGCAGAATTTTCACCGGAAGAATATCATTTTGTTTTGGGGGCATTGCTACTAGCCGTCTTGATCAGCTTTTACTTGTTTGTTCGCAATTGGAAGCGGCTGCGTATCATCGAGGATACCCCTACCGCCAAATTACGTTCTGCGCATCAAGGCTATATTGAACTGGAAGGAAAGGGGCAGTTTGTTGATGACCAGCCGATTTATGCGCCGCTTTCGAACCACCCCTGCCTCTGGTATCGCAGTGTAATCGAGCAACAGGAAATGTTTACTGAGAATGGCCGTACACAAACACGTTGGAATGTTGTTTACAAAAATAACAGTGATCACCGGTTTAAGCTGACAGATGGTGTAAACAGTTGCTATGTGGATCCGGATGACGCGGAAGTCAACGGCAACGAAAAACTGGTGTGGTATGGCAATACCGAATGGCCAACCCGGACTCAGATTCTGGAAAGTCAGTCGATAGTGAATGCGATGACAAACAATTACCGCTACAGTGAATGGTTGATACTACCGGGCCAGCCGCTGTATGTATTGGGTCAATTCAGTACTTGGTCTGCAATGGCGCAGCAATCAGCCCGCAATGTGATGATCAATCTGATTAATGACTGGAAACAAGATCAGCAAGCGTTGCGAAACCGGTTTGATGCCAACAATGACGGCAAAATCGATCAGAAAGAATGGGAATCCGCTCGCCAGATGGCGCAATCAGAAGCGCAAAAAATCCATGAGCAACTGGTTCTGGAGCCGGATACCCATGTCATTGCAAAACCCAGAAACACAGCGCAGCCATTTATTATTTCGGTATATCCGCAGGCTTTATTGGTGCAAAAATATCGTCGCAACGCCTTCATGGCACTGGCAGCGTGCATTACATCAATTTGTAGTATCGCTTGGTTCGTCCATATGCATGGGTAA
- a CDS encoding Crp/Fnr family transcriptional regulator, whose protein sequence is MALSEHNAKLESMDAFFECGFEQLKQHYPSIQEVNAASKDCLYRQGDHCVYIIWIKSGIVKLSHLTAQGTEITIALLRKGDVIGHLQGDSIHQEMEETAQALGEVSYYRLAYSDFKALLSHHAELAWHVFEETYARKQKIERKLRTILTQPVEMRLAATLLELAEMFGIRCTHGYALEIHLTQQDVADLIGASRSVVSTILNDLRNRGMLDYTRDQICINDAALSDLCHTK, encoded by the coding sequence GTGGCTTTGTCAGAACACAACGCTAAACTGGAATCGATGGATGCATTTTTTGAGTGTGGTTTCGAGCAATTAAAGCAGCATTATCCTTCGATTCAGGAAGTCAATGCGGCAAGTAAAGATTGCCTTTATCGTCAAGGGGATCATTGTGTTTACATCATCTGGATAAAAAGCGGTATCGTGAAACTTTCCCATCTGACCGCGCAGGGAACAGAAATTACCATTGCGCTGCTGAGAAAAGGGGATGTCATTGGCCATTTGCAGGGCGATTCCATCCACCAGGAAATGGAGGAGACGGCGCAAGCACTCGGGGAAGTGAGTTACTATCGTTTGGCCTATAGCGATTTCAAGGCATTGCTGTCACATCACGCAGAACTGGCGTGGCATGTGTTTGAGGAGACATACGCCCGCAAGCAAAAAATCGAACGCAAGCTTCGAACCATTCTGACGCAACCGGTTGAAATGCGTCTTGCCGCAACGTTATTGGAGCTGGCCGAGATGTTTGGAATCCGCTGCACGCATGGCTATGCATTGGAAATTCACTTAACACAGCAGGATGTGGCGGATTTGATCGGTGCCAGCCGTTCGGTCGTGAGCACCATTCTGAATGATTTAAGAAACCGCGGCATGCTCGACTATACGCGCGACCAGATTTGTATCAATGATGCTGCACTCAGTGATCTCTGTCACACCAAGTAA
- a CDS encoding LemA family protein → MLYNSLVDIKHSVSQAWSNIDILLKQRHDELPKLVETCKQYMGFEQETLKQVIAARSQVANARETGNIGALGSAENMMRVGLGNLFAVAEDYPELKASERFQHLQARISGLENSIADRREYYNEAVRINNVRIEQFPDVIVANWFKFKPRDLLEFSDADKQDVNIGKLFG, encoded by the coding sequence ATGTTGTATAACAGCCTGGTTGATATTAAGCATAGTGTGTCACAGGCATGGTCGAATATTGATATTCTGTTGAAGCAGCGCCATGATGAGCTTCCCAAGCTGGTTGAAACCTGTAAGCAGTATATGGGTTTTGAACAGGAAACGCTCAAGCAGGTGATTGCAGCACGCTCGCAGGTTGCAAACGCACGTGAAACCGGCAATATCGGTGCATTAGGTTCTGCGGAAAACATGATGCGGGTTGGGTTGGGCAATTTGTTCGCAGTGGCGGAAGATTATCCGGAACTGAAAGCCAGCGAAAGATTCCAGCATTTGCAGGCGCGAATTTCCGGATTGGAAAACAGCATCGCGGATCGCCGTGAATACTACAATGAAGCGGTCAGAATTAATAATGTGCGGATTGAGCAGTTTCCCGATGTCATTGTCGCCAATTGGTTTAAATTCAAGCCGCGCGATTTGCTCGAGTTCAGCGATGCCGACAAACAAGATGTCAATATTGGCAAATTGTTTGGCTAA